One Arachis hypogaea cultivar Tifrunner chromosome 18, arahy.Tifrunner.gnm2.J5K5, whole genome shotgun sequence genomic window, ATGTTcaacatttttttctattttttgtctaCTGGTtatcttctcttcatcaaaaggtaaattttaaattttttattttttattatatacctCTCTATGAATCTATATATCTTTCAAATTCATTGTTtctttttttgatattttcaattgaaaattttaattcaagcaattatagtttagatattaatctaattttttattctgttcatgaatttatatattttattttattctcaatttagtgatccttattatttatttatttatctttcgttctattttattatatgtaattttgttgtatataaatttctaaagtcaattgatcaatttattaatttagaatatatattttttatttttaaaaatagtaatagaaaaatattttaaaatagtaataattgtTTGGTTACATATATAGAGACATTTAATCAAGTTGATAATGAAACAATTATTCACtattttcaaaatatgaaaataaaaagagaagtaccttcaagatttgaaaaaaaaaaaaaaggttaacggctaatgtaatttatttttttttgtatttaaataattaatgtgcacttttattttattaaatttggatTAATATCTCTTTTAATAGTAATGTGTATTATTTTTGCCTCCTcaacataaattttttaaatccgTCACTACCTAAATATACATATACGTAATCTGGATAATGAATAACCTATTGATGAATAAACACGTATCCTAAGTACTTTCTCAAATATTGAGATACCTAGATATGTAAATACACATATCACTAGTATTGAATAGTCGTTTTATGAATAAATGTGTAATTTATATGTATTTCGGATGCAACTAGATTATTTGTTTTTAAACATTGTTACTTATACTGACTACTGAATTACCGCCGAAttatgtttttttatgatttttgtatCACAATATTTAAAATGTGTAACAcgtatttaaattagtaaatattcTACCAATtacatattttaataaatattaaaatgatttaatttaaataaaaaagccaaagaatatctaatattaaaattaatgttaaaatttttgggaaaaaatGTATTGAATGATTATTCAATCTTTAGATTTTTGTAACTTCTTAAAATTACTGTTTTCCATTTAGGACGAAAATTGCAAACTAAATTTATTTaggtaaaattattaaattttaaaataaaaatatctcatttttctaatatttttgcataaaatacacaaaaatttaatttttaaaatattttttgagaatatatatttaataattgaatatttttattgtatttaaatattttaaaaatatttttattattaaaaaattcaaaaaatatttttatcaataatttgataattcaaaattttttcaatttactCATTATGTTTATGAGaaggttaaaaattttatttttaattaaatattttaaaatatttttattattaaaaatatttttatcaataatttgatAATTCAGATATTTTTCCCATGAGTTTATCCGAaagttagaaaattaattttaattaaatattttaaaaatatttttattattaaaaaataaaaaaaaaaatacttttatcaataatttgataattcaaataCGTTTTCAATTTACTCATTATGGTTATGAGAaagttagaaaattaatttttttaattagctaatattagttaatttaatttagagtttaaaattttaatttaaaatttagaattagtaatttttaatttaaaatttaaatttaaaacaaataaaataatttaaaaatttaacttatGTTGCCCAAAAAAATTGATAACCTATCGTTACTCTAATTTTTATTAGACATACACAGATACTTTCAAGTTTATTTCCACACATCTATGGCATAAACGCAACCAACAAAAGAAATCATTAACGATgactatacatacatacatacatataatagtTCAATCCATTCAAACGAAGGATAAACATACATGTAAGGTTGGAATTTGGAAACATACTTCCTTATTCTATTGTTCACCCAAGTTcacacttattatttaatttatataaacacTTCCAAAACAGTCCCGAAAATCTACCCCTTATTAAATTCCAACCATGAATATAACGTcttctaattttcttttagtAATTATCATGCCTTGAGAAGATGAGCATCTATGTCTTTAGTATTTTTGTCAAACAATTCCATGTAACCATAAGGAGCTTCGACATTATCATTAATTTTCTCATATTCAACTGTCCATTTAGCTGAAACACTTCCATTGCTGTTATCAATCTCTTGAATGGTGAGCTTCAAGACCTTATACTGTTGACTTATGTCTCCATCAAAGAGATTGAATTTGATTGTCTTGTTCTTCTCATCAACGGATTCAATTGTCTCCTTGCATGTAGTTACTTTACCATCTGTTGCTTGacaataatcaaattttaaagaatattaaaaaaaaaaagaaaattaaggaaaCCTGAGAATAATTATGTCAATTACTTGACATAATTACATGCAAATTATGATAGTCCTTTtggttgttttaaaattttatcttttgtctTGGAGACAAAATCTATTTTTTGTTATATGTTTTTAGGAACTACAAAAAATACaagaattttgtatatatatatatatatatatatatatatatatatatatatatatatatatatatatagctctcTTCTAATAATCTTATTCGTTATGAATTTTTAAACAATTTATATAATTCTcactaatatatattatttcatagAATAAACCTTTTTTTGTTGTAAATGGAGGgaaactaattaaatttaataaaatctcaaaaaaaaaatgttagaaatataattatctaTATATCTTcttcttaaattaaattttagaaaaaagtgATATTATGACATAATAACAAAGTTtctataacaaaaaattttaaaattttattcatattgaactttaataaaaaaattttagcctaaaataaataacaaaaaaaaaaaacacacaaaaatttatgTAAACCCAAAAAATAAATCTTACATGAGGagacatattaaaaatataattatttacgcaattttttctataaatttaggtttttgaaaaaaataatatcatgatAAAATCCGACGagatgttttatttttaattta contains:
- the LOC112771603 gene encoding MLP-like protein 31 codes for the protein MALSGKLSTEIVIHAPAGKFFNFVSKSLHQYQNVCERVHHTKLHQGEDWHSIGDSIKHWTYVIDGKVTTCKETIESVDEKNKTIKFNLFDGDISQQYKVLKLTIQEIDNSNGSVSAKWTVEYEKINDNVEAPYGYMELFDKNTKDIDAHLLKA